A single genomic interval of Physeter macrocephalus isolate SW-GA unplaced genomic scaffold, ASM283717v5 random_166, whole genome shotgun sequence harbors:
- the DCST1 gene encoding LOW QUALITY PROTEIN: E3 ubiquitin-protein ligase DCST1 (The sequence of the model RefSeq protein was modified relative to this genomic sequence to represent the inferred CDS: deleted 1 base in 1 codon), whose protein sequence is MAIRPHKNGAKGQKKKLPHTTVQRFLSWGLPVSCSRFLWRQRGEFPVSAFLLGAGTGGLLAIGLFQLLVNPMNIYEDQKMVTLYSLVGLGAIGWGTSPHIRCASLLLVPKMLGKEGRLFVLGYALAAIYEGPVANLRHNLNEVIASLGCTVELQINNTRSAWRVSTAPLRAVFKDLLSSKESLKAKTQNITNSFEELDAQVNSESGYAPEDAEGSEETAPGRETLRASAFRHRLSTQKMYELKTKLRCSHVVNKAMITCRRWFDQKHRECIRRIWVPLLNHLLCLPMKFKFFCGIVKVMEVWCRSRIPVEGNFGQTYDSLNQSIHSLEGEFSATINLKEEKRAGVLGLNVSWEHVSTEVRDYVRRQEAQLEWVLGLLHALFSCTFLLVLHACFSYMDSYNGDIRFDNIYISTYFCQIDERRKKLGKQTLLPLRRAEKKTVIFPWDPAIQASEMRNVVRELMETLPVVLLLLLLCGLDWALYSIFDTIRHHSFVQYSFRSSHKLEVKVGGDSMLARLLRNTIGALNTSSETVVESNNMPCLPQPVPLSTRAYLRAALPSSLLVCLCLLQAFGYRLRRVIVAFYFPKREKKRILFLYNELLRKRAAFTQLRRATIVRRAREQRASRRHLADILHRRCLPLLRPWLRRRCVVCQAPETPESYVCPTPDCEAVYCRSCWNDMRQRCPVCTPREELSSSAYSDSNDDATYAE, encoded by the exons ATGGCCATCAGACCTCATAAGAATGGAGCAaaagggcaaaaa aagaaactacccCACACCA CGGTGCAGAGGTTCCTGAGCTGGGGGCTGCCCGTCTCCTGTAGCCGATTCCTGTGGCGCCAACGGGGCGAGTTTCCGGTCAGTGCTTTCCTGCTGGGGGCAGGCACCGGGGGGCTCCTGGCCATAG GTCTCTTTCAGCTCCTGGTGAACCCTATGAACATCTATGAAGATCAGAAGATGGTGACGTTGTACAGCTTGGTGG GCTTGGGGGCCATAGGCTGGGGGACCTCCCCTCACATCCGCTGCGCCAGCCTCCTGCTAGTACCCAAGATGCTGGGCAAGGAGGGCCGGCTCTTTGTGCTGGGATACGCCTTGGCTGCCATCTATGAGG GACCAGTGGCCAACCTGCGGCACAACCTCAATGAGGTGATAGCATCGCTCGGCTGCACTGTGGAGCTGCAGATCAACAACACCCGCTCGGCCTGGCGTGTCTCCACAGCCCCCCTGCGGGCAGTGTTCAAGGACCTGCTG AGCAGCAAAGAGTCATTGAAAGCCAAGACTCAGAACATCACCAACTCCTTTGAGGAACTGGATGCCCAGGTGAACAGTGAGAGTGGATACGCGCCCGAGGATGCCGAGGGCTCGGAGGAGACAGCCCCAGGCAGAGAGACCCTCCGCGCCTCAGCCTTCAGACACCGCCTCTCTACACAGAAGATGTATGAGCTGAAGACCAAGCTGCGTTGCTCCC ATGTGGTGAACAAGGCCATGATAACCTGCCGCCGCTGGTTTGACCAAAAGCACAGAGAGTGCATTCGACGCATCTGGGTCCCACTGCTCAACCACCTGCTCTGCCTGCCCATGAAGTTCAAGTTCTTCTGTGGCATTGTCAAGG TGATGGAAGTTTGGTGCCGTAGTCGCATCCCGGTGGAAGGCAACTTTGGGCAGACCTATGACTCCCTTAACCAGTCTATTCACAGCCTGGAGGGGGAATTTTCAGCCACTATTAACCTCAAG GAAGAGAAGCGGGCTGGCGTGCTGGGCCTCAACGTGAGCTGGGAACACGTGAGCACCGAGGTGCGGGACTACGTGAGACGCCAGGAAGCCCAGCTCGAGTGGGTCCTGGGGCTGCTGCACGCGCTGTTCTCCTGCACCTTCCTGCTCGTCCTCCACGC GTGCTTCTCCTATATGGACAGCTATAACGGGGACATCCGCTTCGACAACATCTACATCAGCACCTACTTCTGTCAGATCGATGAACGCAGGAAGAAGCTG GGCAAGCAGACTCTGCTGCCGCTCCGCAGAGCTGAGAAGAAAACCGTCATCTTCCCCTGGGACCCCGCTATCCAGGCCTCAGAAATGAGAAATGTG GTAAGGGAGCTCATGGAGACACTGCCCGTggtgctgctgctactactgctgtgtggcctggacTGGGCTCTCTACTCCATCTTCGACACCATCCGCCACCACTCCTTCGTGCAGTACTCCTTCCGCA GCAGTCATAAACTGGAGGTGAAAGTCGGGGGAGACTCCATGCTTGCCCGGCTTCTTCGGAATACCATCGGGGCCCTGAACACCTCCTCGGAGACGGTGGTGGAATCCAACAACATGC CCTGCCTGCCCCAGCCCGTGCCCCTGAGTACCAGGGCCTATTTGAGGGCTGCACTACCAAGCAGCCTGCTAGTGTGTCTCTGCCTGCTCCAAGCTTTCGGCTACCGGCTCCGGAGGGTCATCGTAGCCTTCTACTTCCCCAAG CGTGAGAAGAAGCGGATCCTTTTCCTCTACAACGAGCTCCTGAGGAAGAGAGCAGCCTTCACCCAACTGAGGAGGGCCACCATCGTGAGGCGGGCGCGAGAGCAGAGGGCTTCC CGCCGCCACCTGGCGGACATCCTGCACCGCCGCTGCCTGCCCCTCTTGCGCCCCTGGCTGCGCAGGCGATGCGTGGTGTGCCAGGCACCCGAGACGCCCGAGTCCTACGTGTGCCCTACGCCGGATTGCGAGGCGGTGTACTGCCGGTCGTGCTGGAACGACATGCGGCAGCGGTGCCCGGTCTGCACACCCCGCGAGGAGCTCTCCTCCTCCGCCTACAGCGACAGCAACGACGATGCTACCTACGCGGAGTGA
- the DCST2 gene encoding DC-STAMP domain-containing protein 2: MPKVMKDAVHPLGAEEPSMARAVVRSTGGFILGLSLATAYGLMELLVEGHSPWGCLVGTLTLAAFLSLGMGFSSQVRVTVLLLLPQAFSKQGRTLLLVAAFGLVLQGPCANTLRNFTRASEAVACGAELALNQTAEVLERARQPLVSALNKIKAIAQKAKEVADRVRKFFRSIMDGVKHIARALRNVWYWLLHIGDVCNAELGNPYLKCARVFDDAKDSCMQVIPQAYHLCYVLMPFKLMLCGLASVVQVFCIIPGYIQTFLRESIVTPVRRLINQVRQEFEFNMTATHHFSVDLNASRSLSQVALDLHEVVSMKLYRVREALALMGYTTPLLLMLLCLQALCYRYRYLNWDDFDNFYITSRFLRMDAVRSLAGLPTVLPLSAPEARHYIQPGSIFLSQWEQIFYILATFHLIRHLLLVFFLVFLDYAIFWVLDLARYQLQGEIVARSPVLISITVEGTGSTGKIYRDLVSAFDVLQQGNITILSQRCLLRPSEPNTTGYRVIGVMYGLCFFVTLFGSYVSRLRRVICASYYPSREQERISYLYNALLSRRTKLLAALHRSVRRRAADQGHMSVLQVLARRCSCLAPFISHSRQHQTYCLGCGQPQDEGDTENLVSCSTPGCRGLFCLTCFRLLDNTCSVCASPLSYQGELDLELDSSDEDGPRLWLAAARRKGPEQEALLQQWLQEMLGRPLLSDSSSEFSDLDEEKGPWKRRHR, translated from the exons ATGCCCAAAGTCATGAAGGATGCTGTGCACCCCTTGGGGGCAGAGGAGCCGAGCATGGCGCGGGCCGTGGTCCGCAGCACGGGGGGCTTTATCCTGGGCTTGTCCTTGGCCACAGCCTATGGGCTCATGGAGCTGCTGGTGGAAGGGCACAGCCCCTGGGGCTGCCTGGTGGGCACCCTCACTTTGGCCGCTTTCCTTAGTCTGGGCATGGGATTCTCCAGCCAGGTCCGAGTCACCGTCCTCCTGTTGCTGCCCCAGGCCTTCTCCA AGCAGGGCCGGACACTGCTATTGGTGGCTGCCTTTGGGTTGGTACTGCAAGGGCCTTGTGCCAACACCCTGCGCAACTTCACCCGAGCCAGCGAGGCTGTGGCCTGTGGGGCAGAACTGGCCCTGAACCAGACCGCCGAAGTGCTGGAGAGGGCCAGGCAGCCCCTCGTCA GTGCCCTGAACAAGATTAAAGCCATTGCCCAGAAGGCCAAGGAGGTGGCTGACCGGGTCCGAAAGTTCTTCCGGTCAATCATGGATGGCGTGAAGCACATAG CCAGGGCCCTGCGGAACGTGTGGTATTGGCTCCTTCACATTGGCGACGTGTGCAACGCGGAGCTGGGCAACCCTTACTTGAAGTGTGCTCGGGTCTTCGATGACGCCAAGGACAGCTGCATGCAGGTCATACCACAAGCCTACCACCTGTGTTATGTGCTCATGCCCTTCAAGCTGATGCTCTGTGGACTTGCCAGTG TGGTCCAGGTTTTCTGCATCATCCCCGGGTACATCCAAACCTTCCTGCGCGAGAGCATCGTCACCC CCGTGAGGAGGCTGATTAACCAGGTGCGTCAGGAGTTTGAGTTCAACATGACAGCCACCCACCACTTCTCTGTGGATCTCAATGCCTCTCGGAGCCTGTCCCAGGTAGCTCTGGACCTCCACGAAGTCGTCAGCATGAAGCTGTACCGCGTCCGAGAGGCCTTGGCTCTGATGGGCTACACCACGCCTCTGCTGCTCATGCTTCTCTGCCTCCA AGCCCTGTGTTACCGGTACCGCTACCTGAACTGGGACGATTTCGACAACTTCTACATCACCAGCCGATTCCTGCGCATGGATGCCGTCCGCTCCCTGGCCGGACTGCCCACGGTGCTGCCGCTTAGTGCCCCTGAGGCCAGACACTACATCCAGCCGG GCTCCATCTTCTTGTCCCAGTGGGAGCAGATTTTTTACATCCTGGCAACCTTCCACCTTATCCGGCACCTCCTCCTCGTTTTCTTCCTGGTCTTCTTGGACTATGCCATCTTCTGGGTCCTGGACCTGGCCCGGTACCAGCTGCAGGGGGAGATCGTGGCCCGCA gccctgtgctaataTCCATAACTGTGGAAGGCACTGGCTCTACTGGGAAGATTTACCGTGACCTGGTGTCAGCATTTGATGTCCTGCAGCAAGGCAACATCACCATCTTGTCCCAGCGCTGCCTCCTGCGTCCCTCGGAGCCCAACACCACTGGTTACAGAGTCATCG GTGTCATGTATGGCCTGTGCTTCTTCGTCACTTTGTTTGGCAGCTATGTCAGTCGCCTGCGGCGGGTCATCTGTGCCTCCTACTACCCATCCCGGGAGCAG GAGAGGATCTCCTACCTCTACAATGCACTTCTGAGCCGCCGAACCAAGCTTTTGGCTGCCCTGCACCGATCAGTGAGGAGACGGGCAGCTGACCAGGGCCACATGAGTGTCCTCCAGGTGCTGGCCAGGCG GTGCTCCTGCCTGGCTCCGTTTATCAGCCACTCTAGGCAGCACCAGACCTACTGCCTGGGCTGTGGGCAGCCCCAGGATGAGGGGGACACGGAGAATTTGGTGTCCTGCAGTACCCCAGGCTGCCGAG GTCTCTTCTGTCTCACCTGCTTCCGCCTCCTGGACAACACCTGCTCCGTGTGTGCGTCTCCCCTCTCCTACCAGGGGGAGCTGGACCTGGAGCT GGACTCCAGTGATGAGGACGGCCCCCGCCTATGGCTGGCGGCAGCTCGCAGAAAGGGTCCTGAGCAGGAGGCGTTACTGCAGCAATGGCTCCAAGAAATGCTGGGCAGGCCCCTCTTATCGGATTCCAGCTCCGAATTCAG TGACCTGGATGAGGAAAAGGGGCCTTGGAAGAGGAGGCACAGGTAG
- the ZBTB7B gene encoding zinc finger and BTB domain-containing protein 7B, giving the protein MGSPEDDLIGIPFPDHSSELLSCLNEQRQLGHLCDLTIRTQGLEYRTHRAVLAACSHYFKKLFTEGGGGAVLSAGGGGAAAGGAGAGVCELDFVGPEALGALLEFAYTATLTTSSANMPAVLQAARLLEIPCVIAACMEILQGSGLEAPSPDEDDCERARQYLEAFATATASASGVPNGEDSPPQVPLPPPPPPPRPVARRSRKPRKAFLQTKGARANHLVPEVPTVPTHPLTYEEEEEAAGGVGSSGGSRLGDSYSPPTGTASPHEGPLSYEAYEGEEEEEELAYPPAYGLAQGGGPPLSPEELGSDEDAIDPDLMAYLSSLHQDTLAPGLDGQDKLVRKRRSQMPQECPVCHKIIHGAGKLPRHMRTHTGEKPFACEVCGVRFTRNDKLKIHMRKHTGERPYSCSHCPARFLHSYDLKNHMHLHTGDRPYECHLCHKAFAKEDHLQRHLKGQNCLEVRTRRRRKDDAPPHYPPPSAATPTPAGLDLSNGHLDNFRLSLARFWEEPAPTGPPVSTPGPPDDDEEEGAPTTPQAEGAMESS; this is encoded by the exons ATGGGGAGCCCCGAGGACGACCTGATCGGGATTCCATTCCCAGACCACAGCAGTGAGCTCCTGAGCTGCCTCAATGAGCAGCGCCAGCTGGGCCACCTGTGTGACCTCACCATCCGGACACAGGGCCTTGAATACCGCACCCACCGGGCTGTGCTGGCTGCCTGCAGCCACTACTTCAAGAAGCTCTTCACTGAGGGCGGTGGCGGGGCGGTCCTGAGCGCTGGGGGCGGTGGGGCGGCTGCTGGGGGAGCAGGGGCCGGCGTGTGTGAGCTGGACTTTGTGGGGCCGGAGGCGCTGGGTGCCCTGCTCGAGTTTGCCTATACAGCCACACTGACCACCAGCAGCGCCAACATGCCGGCAGTGCTCCAGGCTGCGCGGCTGCTGGAGATCCCGTGTGTCATCGCTGCCTGCATGGAGATTCTGCAGGGCAGCGGACTAGAAGCTCCCAGCCCTGATGAGGACGACTGTGAGCGAGCTCGCCAGTACCTGGAGGCCTTCGCCACAGCCACGGCTTCAGCCTCGGGAGTTCCCAACGGTGAAGACAGCCCTCCACAGGTGCCCCtcccaccgccgccgccgccccctcgGCCTGTTGCCCGCCGCAGCCGCAAGCCCCGAAAAGCTTTCCTGCAGACCAAGGGGGCCCGGGCAAACCACCTAGTGCCTGAAGTGCCCACAGTGCCCACCCATCCTTTGACctacgaggaggaggaggaggcggcaggCGGAGTGGGCAGCAGCGGGGGCAGTAGGCTGGGGGACAGCTACAGCCCTCCCACAGGGACTGCCTCACCCCATGAGGGGCCCCTGAGCTATGAGGCCTATGAgggtgaggaagaagaggaggagctgGCATATCCCCCGGCCTATGGGCTGGCGCAGGGTGGCGGGCCCCCGCTGTCCCCAGAGGAGCTGGGCTCAGATGAGGATGCCATCGATCCTGACCTGATGGCCTACCTGAGTTCTCTACACCAGGACACCCTGGCACCAGGCCTAGATGGCCAGGACAAGCTAGTGCGCAAACGCCGCTCCCAGATGCCCCAGGAGTGCCCAGTCTGCCACAAGATTATCCACGGGGCTGGCAAACTGCCACGCCACATGAGGACCCATACGGGTGAGAAGCCCTTCGCCTGTGAAGTCTGCGGCGTCCGTTTCACCCG GAATGACAAGCTGAAGATCCACATGAGGAAGCACACAGGAGAGCGCCCCTACTCATGCTCGCACTGCCCAGCCCGCTTCCTGCACAGCTATGACCTCAAGAACCACATGCACCTGCACACAGGGGACCGGCCCTATGAGTGCCACCTGTGCCACAAGGCTTTCGCCAAGGAGGACCACCTGCAGCGCCACCTCAAAGGCCAGAACTGCCTGGAGGTGCGCACCCGGCGGCGCCGCAAGGACGATGCGCCCCCTCACTACCCCCCGCCCTCTGCCGCCACCCCGACCCCTGCTGGCCTCGACCTCTCCAATGGCCACTTGGACAACTTCCGACTCTCTCTGGCTCGATTCTGGGAGGAGCCAGCCCCTACTGGGCCCCCAGTCTCCACCCCGGGGCCCCCTGATGACGATGAGGAGGAGGGGGCACCCACCACACCTCAGGCTGAAGGTGCCATGGAGTCCTCTTAA